In Phormidium yuhuli AB48, one genomic interval encodes:
- the hmpF gene encoding pilus motility taxis protein HmpF, which yields MLYLAEVLKKSGVFGSGKTELKLLASQRGEYNWVPVPGEDIIPADDSGNFNSGALVFADLNASKQVQGSLKEASGQLVKILQNFSRFQEKFKTQEEEIEQWKQSLTYQSQELNRREMEMEAHREEVDNVQQELARLEAKQGEIEQQQGEIDRLRQEVEQSRQELESAWTQLQGEREELQGSGSIDAEQAGSLQQWLQYLSEVMLQPEELQTSLAAVQDQLSAQEAWLGERKGQLEEWRTQAQDDQSQLDEAVQGLEQRWGEWHQSQLELAGKRTEVAVRERLLEVKEQVLTGLRGQLTGLADLASQMSGVGTAPATASGPEVDLSELERMPLNTLQERVRQLQNELETGMRLVIDEQEELMLQRLDLNELEAKAARAGEGDRASLEAELADLQESYGFLNDTLVGQRRSLRERERIMNQYQSVLWRRLGNPPEPVSSGGTVDLSPLVSRLTEQQQGLQQQVQTLEGELNSLRGELDDLRGQVTQQMSADEGQLQELKERDRQLRDRRAEIAQTWGRVNAYQELLDELGDRLTQLKQTADPLAGSLEHLQELTDSQHNAVTQLQEVVGHLTAPE from the coding sequence GTGCTGTATCTAGCGGAAGTCCTCAAGAAAAGTGGCGTTTTCGGCAGTGGCAAAACGGAGCTAAAACTGTTAGCAAGTCAGCGAGGGGAATATAACTGGGTTCCAGTCCCAGGAGAGGATATTATCCCGGCGGATGATTCTGGGAACTTTAATTCCGGGGCTCTGGTGTTTGCGGATCTCAATGCCAGCAAGCAGGTTCAAGGGAGCCTCAAGGAAGCCAGTGGCCAACTGGTTAAGATTTTGCAAAATTTCTCCCGCTTCCAGGAGAAGTTCAAAACCCAGGAGGAGGAGATTGAGCAGTGGAAGCAGTCCCTGACTTATCAAAGTCAGGAACTCAACCGCCGTGAGATGGAGATGGAGGCCCACCGGGAAGAGGTGGACAATGTTCAACAGGAGTTGGCCCGCTTGGAGGCCAAACAGGGGGAGATTGAACAGCAACAGGGGGAGATTGACCGCTTGCGTCAGGAGGTTGAGCAGTCTCGTCAGGAACTTGAGTCGGCTTGGACTCAGTTACAGGGGGAACGGGAGGAACTTCAAGGTTCTGGCTCGATTGATGCGGAGCAGGCTGGCAGTTTGCAGCAATGGCTCCAGTATCTGTCAGAGGTGATGTTACAACCGGAGGAATTGCAAACCTCGTTGGCGGCGGTTCAAGACCAGTTATCGGCTCAAGAAGCCTGGCTGGGGGAACGTAAGGGTCAGCTGGAAGAATGGCGCACCCAGGCTCAAGATGACCAATCTCAGTTAGATGAGGCGGTGCAAGGCTTGGAGCAACGTTGGGGTGAGTGGCATCAGTCCCAATTGGAGTTGGCGGGCAAACGCACGGAGGTGGCGGTCCGGGAACGACTTCTGGAGGTGAAGGAACAGGTGCTGACGGGGTTGCGCGGCCAGTTGACGGGGTTGGCGGATTTGGCGAGTCAGATGTCGGGTGTGGGTACGGCCCCGGCGACGGCTTCAGGCCCTGAGGTGGATTTGTCGGAACTGGAACGGATGCCCTTGAATACCCTTCAGGAGCGGGTACGTCAGTTACAAAATGAGCTGGAAACGGGGATGCGCCTCGTGATTGATGAGCAGGAGGAGTTGATGTTACAACGCCTGGATCTCAATGAGCTGGAGGCGAAGGCGGCCCGGGCCGGTGAGGGCGATCGCGCTTCTCTGGAGGCTGAGTTAGCGGATTTACAGGAAAGTTATGGTTTCCTCAACGATACCCTGGTGGGACAGCGACGCAGCCTACGGGAACGGGAACGGATTATGAATCAATATCAGAGTGTGCTCTGGCGACGGTTGGGGAATCCCCCGGAACCGGTTAGTTCTGGGGGAACGGTAGATTTAAGCCCTCTGGTGTCTCGGCTGACGGAACAGCAGCAGGGTCTTCAGCAACAGGTGCAAACCTTGGAAGGGGAGTTGAACAGCCTGCGCGGTGAGTTGGATGATTTGCGCGGACAGGTGACACAACAGATGAGTGCTGATGAGGGACAACTTCAGGAGTTGAAGGAGCGCGATCGCCAACTGCGCGATCGCCGCGCGGAAATTGCTCAAACTTGGGGCCGGGTGAATGCGTATCAGGAACTCCTCGATGAACTGGGCGATCGCCTAACGCAGCTCAAACAAACCGCTGATCCCCTGGCGGGCTCTCTGGAACATCTCCAGGAATTGACGGACTCACAACACAATGCGGTCACACAATTGCAAGAGGTGGTGGGACATCTGACGGCACCGGAGTAA
- the tilS gene encoding tRNA lysidine(34) synthetase TilS — protein sequence MPWSPLHAQLHTTLRQRKLLHEGDRLLIAVSGGQDSLCLAQLALDLQPKWHWTIAIAHCDHRWREDSAANAAAVAEMAQQWHCPYFQAVAPEPLSSEAAARTWRYQALEAIAQAQDYPHLLTGHTQSDRAETLLYNLIRGAGAEGLQALTWQRSLSPHLTLTRPLLELSRQQTGQFCQTRQLPVWWDSSNDDPTYARNRLRLDVLPYLEQQFHPQVSANLAQTAELLQADVAYLNQQAETLLEQVLGYGDQALHRKHLKEAPLALQRRALRLFLKQHLTRDPSFAHVEKLQHLISAPNRSQSDPFPGGAIARVVHPWIHWIRPNGP from the coding sequence ATGCCCTGGAGTCCCCTACACGCCCAACTTCACACCACCCTAAGACAGCGGAAGCTTCTACATGAGGGCGATCGCCTCCTGATTGCCGTCTCCGGGGGGCAGGATTCCCTCTGCTTAGCCCAACTGGCTTTAGACTTACAACCTAAATGGCATTGGACAATTGCCATCGCCCATTGTGACCATCGCTGGCGAGAGGACTCCGCCGCCAACGCCGCCGCCGTCGCCGAGATGGCCCAACAGTGGCATTGTCCCTATTTTCAGGCCGTCGCCCCAGAACCCCTTTCCAGTGAAGCCGCCGCCCGAACCTGGCGCTATCAGGCCCTAGAAGCGATCGCCCAAGCCCAAGACTACCCCCATCTGCTCACCGGACATACCCAGAGCGATCGCGCTGAGACCCTCCTTTATAACCTCATTCGCGGAGCCGGGGCCGAGGGATTACAGGCCCTCACTTGGCAGCGATCGCTCAGTCCCCATCTAACCCTAACCCGTCCTCTACTCGAACTCTCCCGTCAACAAACCGGCCAATTTTGCCAAACGCGGCAACTCCCCGTCTGGTGGGACTCCAGTAACGACGACCCGACCTATGCCCGCAATCGCCTCCGCTTAGATGTATTGCCCTACTTAGAACAACAATTTCACCCTCAAGTCAGTGCCAACCTCGCTCAAACCGCTGAACTCCTCCAGGCCGACGTGGCCTATCTCAACCAGCAAGCTGAGACCCTGTTAGAGCAGGTTTTGGGCTATGGGGATCAAGCCCTCCATCGGAAGCACCTGAAGGAAGCCCCCCTGGCCCTACAACGTCGGGCCCTGCGATTGTTTCTCAAACAGCACCTAACCCGTGATCCCAGCTTTGCCCATGTTGAGAAACTCCAGCATCTCATCAGCGCCCCCAACCGGAGTCAGAGCGATCCGTTCCCTGGAGGGGCGATCGCCCGTGTGGTTCATCCTTGGATTCATTGGATTCGCCCCAACGGCCCCTAA
- a CDS encoding glutaredoxin family protein — protein MPFPAPYPHGRSQRRGVFFSALLALTTLLIAVSFQISAIAQAPSGGNSITDVYFFHTATCPYCRQQEPLMDYIDDTYPQVRLRSYEIEDFPDIWQEVRSRYGITSGGVPRTFIGDRSFIGYSEDDGPLQYQSTHQGYIGYRNQIIAAIEAEAGIEIRLPEGALSPRSVPWWLLALPALYTVSYPVVQSRLRTPESRRLWTGGLVLTLIMSLFAFVALTPEGIVRQFADQLPFPLFVFTIAFVDGFNPCAFTVLAILLSLLTYTKHRRDMILVGTTFVITSGVLYFISIIVMITVGTIFLERYGAVVTVGLGIIITLAALINIKDFFFFKKLFSLSLSEKQQKLITQKAAAIVRSLQAARGDRRLFAAALGGTILLSIVVNTLEFGCTAILPMIYFTRLFGVCQGGWNTCSLGWTAIYTTIYTIPLFGILLTFIFSFRSARVTESQGRVLKLLGGVFMLFFGLIMIFNPELLMMG, from the coding sequence ATGCCGTTTCCCGCTCCCTATCCCCATGGGCGATCGCAGCGTCGGGGGGTTTTCTTCTCGGCGCTCCTTGCCCTGACCACTCTGCTAATAGCTGTGAGTTTTCAGATTTCCGCCATCGCCCAGGCCCCCAGTGGTGGCAACAGTATCACAGACGTCTACTTCTTCCATACCGCCACCTGTCCCTACTGTCGCCAGCAGGAACCGTTGATGGACTACATCGACGATACCTATCCCCAAGTGCGGTTACGGTCTTACGAAATCGAGGACTTTCCAGACATTTGGCAGGAGGTGCGATCGCGCTACGGCATTACCTCCGGGGGAGTCCCGCGCACCTTCATCGGCGATCGCTCCTTCATTGGCTATAGCGAAGACGATGGCCCCCTACAGTACCAATCCACCCATCAAGGGTATATCGGCTACCGCAACCAAATTATCGCCGCCATTGAGGCAGAAGCCGGGATTGAAATCCGTCTTCCTGAGGGTGCCCTCTCTCCCCGAAGCGTTCCCTGGTGGCTGTTAGCGCTTCCCGCACTCTACACCGTCAGCTATCCCGTGGTTCAGTCTCGCCTCAGAACCCCTGAATCCCGTCGCCTCTGGACAGGGGGACTAGTTCTGACTCTAATTATGAGTCTCTTTGCCTTTGTCGCCCTAACCCCCGAGGGGATTGTCCGTCAATTTGCCGACCAACTCCCCTTTCCCCTATTCGTCTTTACCATTGCCTTTGTCGATGGCTTCAACCCCTGTGCCTTCACCGTATTGGCGATTTTACTCTCCCTGCTGACCTATACCAAACATCGCCGTGACATGATTTTAGTGGGGACCACCTTTGTGATCACCTCAGGGGTGCTCTATTTCATCTCCATCATCGTGATGATTACCGTGGGGACAATTTTCCTAGAACGCTATGGAGCGGTAGTAACCGTGGGTTTGGGGATTATTATCACCCTGGCTGCCCTGATTAACATTAAGGACTTCTTTTTCTTCAAAAAGCTGTTTTCCCTCTCCCTCTCAGAGAAACAGCAGAAACTGATTACCCAGAAAGCCGCCGCCATCGTGCGATCGCTCCAAGCAGCGCGAGGCGATCGCCGTCTATTCGCAGCGGCCCTCGGCGGAACAATTCTCTTATCAATTGTGGTCAACACCCTAGAGTTCGGCTGTACCGCCATCCTGCCAATGATTTACTTCACCCGTCTTTTTGGAGTCTGTCAAGGGGGTTGGAACACCTGTAGCCTCGGCTGGACGGCCATCTACACCACCATCTACACCATTCCCCTATTTGGGATTTTATTGACCTTTATTTTCTCCTTCCGCTCAGCCCGAGTCACCGAATCCCAAGGACGAGTCCTCAAACTCCTAGGGGGAGTCTTTATGCTCTTTTTCGGTCTCATCATGATTTTCAACCCCGAACTCCTCATGATGGGCTAA
- a CDS encoding ArsR/SmtB family transcription factor → MQEASTAAIAKVSDYFKVLSEVSRLLVLCTLKSGTKNVSEIVESTGLGQANVSKHLKILTQAGFIERTPKGVSVYYQITDPVVFQLCELVSHRLSIHLEEQAQHSIDLKSFQRSM, encoded by the coding sequence ATGCAAGAAGCTTCCACGGCCGCGATCGCCAAAGTCTCTGACTACTTCAAGGTGTTGTCCGAGGTCAGTCGCCTTCTGGTTCTCTGTACCCTCAAATCCGGGACTAAGAATGTTTCGGAGATTGTCGAGAGTACCGGACTCGGGCAGGCGAATGTCTCCAAGCACCTCAAAATTCTAACCCAGGCTGGATTTATTGAGCGTACCCCAAAAGGAGTCAGCGTCTACTACCAGATTACGGATCCCGTCGTTTTTCAACTCTGTGAGTTAGTCTCTCACCGTCTGTCAATTCACCTGGAAGAACAAGCTCAACATTCCATTGACCTTAAATCCTTCCAACGGTCTATGTAG
- the ccsB gene encoding c-type cytochrome biogenesis protein CcsB: MDLVSLQNVLDNLSFAILFLTMLTYWVGVAFPKLPYLGTVGTTGMAIANLCIAGLLGARWLEGGYFPISNLYESLFFLGWGITGVHLIAESISRSRLVGAVTAPVAMGIAAFATLTLPQTMQVSEPLVPALKSNWLMMHVSVMMLSYATLMVGSLMAIAFLVVTRGQEVELRGSSVGTGSFRDMKRPENQPQPNPQPSFSPFSSELGGVATLERPQTLTLSPQRLNLADTLDNVSYRIIGLGFPLLTIGIIAGAVWANEAWGTYWSWDPKETWAAITWLVFAAYLHARITRGWQGRRPAFLAAGGFVVVWVCYLGVNLLGKGLHSYGWFF, translated from the coding sequence ATGGATCTGGTATCCCTCCAGAATGTACTCGATAATCTATCCTTCGCGATTCTGTTCCTGACAATGCTCACCTACTGGGTGGGTGTTGCCTTTCCCAAACTGCCTTATCTGGGGACAGTGGGAACCACAGGGATGGCGATCGCAAATCTTTGCATTGCGGGCCTGCTGGGGGCCCGTTGGCTCGAAGGCGGCTATTTCCCCATCAGCAATCTTTATGAATCGTTATTTTTCTTAGGCTGGGGCATCACAGGGGTGCATCTGATTGCTGAGAGCATCAGCCGCAGTCGTCTTGTGGGAGCCGTGACCGCTCCGGTGGCGATGGGAATTGCTGCCTTTGCCACCTTAACCCTGCCCCAAACGATGCAGGTCTCAGAACCCCTGGTTCCTGCCCTAAAATCCAATTGGCTCATGATGCACGTCAGCGTGATGATGCTCAGCTATGCCACCCTGATGGTCGGGTCTTTGATGGCGATCGCCTTCCTGGTGGTCACCCGAGGCCAGGAAGTCGAATTACGGGGGAGTTCTGTGGGAACCGGCAGTTTCCGCGATATGAAACGCCCCGAAAACCAACCCCAGCCTAACCCACAACCCAGTTTTAGCCCCTTCAGCAGCGAACTGGGAGGAGTCGCCACCCTAGAGCGTCCGCAAACCCTGACATTATCCCCGCAACGGCTCAACCTAGCCGATACCCTGGATAACGTCAGCTATCGCATTATCGGTTTAGGCTTCCCCCTGCTAACCATTGGCATTATTGCCGGTGCAGTTTGGGCCAACGAAGCCTGGGGAACCTATTGGAGTTGGGACCCCAAAGAAACCTGGGCCGCCATTACCTGGCTAGTCTTTGCTGCCTATCTCCATGCCCGCATCACCCGAGGCTGGCAAGGTCGTCGCCCGGCGTTCTTAGCCGCTGGGGGCTTTGTGGTGGTTTGGGTCTGCTATCTGGGGGTCAATCTCTTGGGTAAAGGCCTGCATTCCTACGGCTGGTTTTTCTAA
- a CDS encoding amylo-alpha-1,6-glucosidase, with amino-acid sequence MALPNCLHLGRETCGNLIIAERREWLVTNGIGGYGCGTVAGLLTRHYHGLLVAALEPPLGRTLMLVKLDETADYGGQRFELGSNRWGDGSLAPTGYVYLETFELEGTIPVWQYALADARLSKRVWMEPGKNTTYVRYSLSRGTQPLRLSLKTFLNYRDHHGGSVMGNWQVWRVEEGIDMVAFGGAVPLHLRGPGQWIPNNEWYRHFDLQLERYRGTGSSEHHFQGATLEMTLEPGQSLTLVASAERDCDPDGEAALQRRREYESRLCDRALGTLGDDERLQQLALAADQFICDRPLSDGTSGQTIMAGYPWFGDWGRDTAISLPGLTLATGRPEIAQTILRTFARYFDQGMMPNLFPDSGMEPDYNTVDAILWYFQGVQGYFEATGDLQLIEELYPALQEVVDWHLRGTRYNIGVDEDGLLYAGEAGVQLTWMDAKIDDWVVTPRQGKAVEINALWYNALEVMVGLAQALGKDETEYRQLAQQTRHGFSRFWYEAGGYCYDLLDGPEGDDARLRPNQIFALSLPQALLTQEQGRSLLGVVGRELLTSYGLRSLSPGDGNYCGEYGGDSWQRDGAYHQGTVWSWLLGPFALAHYKLYGDKALARSFLDPLFDHLWDGAVGSISEIFDGNPPHTPRGCFAQAWSVGELLRVMAQLQD; translated from the coding sequence ATGGCCCTCCCCAACTGTCTCCATCTCGGACGAGAGACCTGTGGCAACTTAATCATTGCCGAACGGCGAGAATGGCTGGTCACCAATGGTATCGGTGGCTATGGCTGCGGAACCGTCGCTGGACTCCTGACTCGTCATTATCACGGCTTACTGGTGGCGGCCCTGGAGCCGCCTCTGGGACGGACGCTGATGCTGGTGAAACTCGATGAGACCGCTGACTATGGCGGGCAACGCTTCGAGTTGGGATCTAACCGTTGGGGGGATGGCAGTCTTGCACCGACGGGCTATGTCTATTTGGAAACCTTTGAGTTAGAAGGGACTATCCCCGTTTGGCAGTATGCCCTAGCCGATGCCCGCCTCTCAAAGCGGGTTTGGATGGAACCGGGCAAAAATACTACCTATGTTCGCTATTCCCTGAGTCGGGGAACTCAACCCCTACGGCTATCGCTGAAGACCTTTCTCAACTACCGCGACCATCATGGCGGCAGTGTCATGGGCAATTGGCAGGTGTGGCGGGTGGAGGAGGGCATCGATATGGTGGCCTTTGGTGGGGCGGTTCCCTTGCACCTACGGGGTCCGGGACAGTGGATTCCCAATAACGAATGGTATCGTCACTTTGATTTGCAACTGGAACGCTATCGAGGCACGGGGTCCAGTGAACATCATTTCCAAGGGGCCACCCTGGAGATGACCCTGGAACCGGGACAATCTCTGACCTTGGTGGCCAGTGCTGAGAGGGATTGTGACCCGGATGGAGAGGCGGCGTTGCAGCGACGGCGAGAGTATGAGTCGCGGTTGTGCGATCGCGCCCTGGGGACCCTCGGGGATGATGAGCGGTTGCAGCAGTTGGCCCTGGCCGCTGACCAGTTTATTTGCGATCGCCCCCTCAGTGATGGAACCTCAGGCCAAACCATCATGGCTGGCTATCCCTGGTTTGGGGATTGGGGACGGGATACGGCGATTAGTTTACCGGGGTTGACTCTGGCCACCGGTCGCCCGGAGATTGCCCAGACCATTTTACGCACCTTTGCCCGCTATTTCGATCAGGGCATGATGCCCAATCTCTTCCCCGATAGCGGCATGGAACCGGACTACAATACTGTAGATGCCATTCTTTGGTATTTCCAGGGCGTACAGGGCTATTTTGAGGCAACTGGGGACTTGCAACTGATTGAGGAGTTGTACCCGGCCTTACAAGAGGTGGTGGACTGGCATCTACGGGGAACTCGCTACAACATCGGGGTTGATGAGGATGGATTGCTCTATGCCGGGGAAGCGGGAGTCCAGTTAACCTGGATGGATGCCAAGATTGACGATTGGGTGGTCACCCCCCGTCAGGGGAAAGCGGTTGAAATCAATGCCCTCTGGTATAACGCCCTGGAGGTGATGGTGGGTTTGGCCCAGGCCTTGGGCAAAGATGAAACCGAGTATCGACAGTTAGCCCAACAGACACGCCATGGATTTAGCCGCTTTTGGTATGAGGCGGGGGGCTATTGTTATGACCTGTTGGATGGTCCTGAGGGGGATGATGCCAGGTTACGACCCAATCAGATTTTTGCCCTCTCCTTACCCCAGGCGTTGTTGACTCAAGAGCAGGGCCGCTCCCTGTTAGGGGTGGTGGGCCGGGAATTGCTGACCTCCTATGGCTTGCGATCGCTCTCGCCCGGAGATGGGAACTATTGTGGTGAGTATGGGGGCGATAGCTGGCAACGGGATGGCGCCTATCACCAGGGAACGGTTTGGAGTTGGCTCTTGGGCCCCTTTGCTCTGGCTCACTACAAGCTCTATGGAGACAAAGCCCTAGCCCGCAGTTTCTTAGATCCCCTATTTGACCATCTCTGGGATGGTGCGGTGGGGAGCATTAGCGAGATTTTTGATGGCAACCCACCCCATACCCCTCGCGGCTGTTTTGCCCAGGCTTGGAGTGTGGGGGAACTGTTGCGGGTGATGGCTCAGTTGCAGGATTAA
- the minC gene encoding septum site-determining protein MinC: MASDSSLPTEFIFEPNSSDDIPTSAAEDETNSSETPPQPAGLNLHQQVRLKSEAGQVLLLLPPQSETAGELTWQELWQQLKHRLNAGDRFWEPHTPVMLQADDRLLDSRQLQELDEALQEAQLKLQRVSTYRRQTAVAAATAGYCVEQPSRDESLQNQVANAPQALAEPLYLNNTVRSGTEIRHPGSVVLVGDVNPGGAVIASGDILVWGRLRGIAHAGAAGNPQCLIMALQMDPTQIRIANAVARAPSDKLLEYYPEVAYVANRAIRISRAADFNFPSRA; the protein is encoded by the coding sequence ATGGCTTCTGATTCCTCCCTTCCCACTGAATTCATTTTTGAACCCAACTCCAGCGATGACATCCCCACGTCAGCGGCTGAAGACGAGACAAACTCCTCCGAAACCCCTCCTCAACCGGCTGGCTTGAACCTCCATCAGCAGGTTCGTCTTAAAAGTGAGGCGGGGCAAGTTCTTCTCCTCCTCCCCCCCCAGTCAGAAACCGCCGGCGAACTCACCTGGCAAGAACTCTGGCAACAGCTCAAACATCGCCTCAATGCCGGCGATCGCTTCTGGGAACCCCACACCCCGGTGATGCTGCAAGCGGATGATCGCCTCCTCGACAGTCGCCAACTTCAGGAACTCGACGAAGCCTTACAAGAGGCCCAACTCAAACTACAACGAGTCTCCACCTATCGCCGTCAAACCGCCGTGGCCGCTGCCACCGCTGGCTATTGCGTCGAACAACCCTCCCGAGACGAGAGTTTACAAAACCAGGTCGCCAACGCCCCCCAAGCCCTAGCCGAACCCCTCTATCTCAACAACACCGTGCGCTCCGGCACAGAAATTCGTCATCCCGGCAGCGTCGTGCTGGTGGGGGATGTCAACCCCGGCGGGGCGGTGATTGCTTCCGGGGATATTCTAGTTTGGGGGCGCTTACGGGGAATTGCTCACGCCGGTGCGGCGGGGAATCCCCAATGTCTGATTATGGCCTTACAGATGGACCCAACTCAGATTCGTATTGCCAATGCCGTGGCCCGGGCCCCCTCGGATAAACTCTTGGAGTATTACCCCGAAGTTGCCTATGTGGCAAATCGGGCCATTCGCATTAGTCGGGCGGCGGATTTCAATTTCCCCTCTCGCGCCTAA
- a CDS encoding IS630 transposase-related protein, protein MSNSYSYDLRQKVIKAIELDGMKKSEASQVFGISRNTIHLWLKRKAETGDFRPREYRPPGHSHKIQDIDGFREFVLKNSDKTQEQMAALWPDDISARTISRWLKKLGFVRRKHLWVLKKR, encoded by the coding sequence ATGTCCAACAGTTATAGCTACGACTTGCGGCAGAAGGTCATTAAGGCCATTGAGTTGGATGGTATGAAGAAGAGTGAAGCCAGTCAAGTCTTTGGCATTAGCCGCAACACGATTCACCTATGGCTGAAACGAAAGGCGGAAACGGGAGATTTTCGTCCCCGGGAATATCGACCGCCAGGTCATAGCCATAAGATTCAGGATATTGATGGATTTCGAGAGTTTGTGCTGAAAAATTCTGACAAAACTCAGGAGCAGATGGCGGCCCTCTGGCCTGACGACATCAGTGCTAGAACTATCTCTAGATGGCTTAAAAAACTCGGGTTTGTCCGTCGCAAACATCTCTGGGTCTTGAAAAAGCGATGA
- a CDS encoding MgPME-cyclase complex family protein, with protein sequence MTTYYYVAASQKFLLEEEPLDEVLQERVRNYQEREKEIDFWLVKQPAFLEAPELAEAKAKCPQPSVAIISTDHQFIIWLKLRLEYVLTGQFEAPSESIADPLASLASA encoded by the coding sequence ATGACAACTTACTACTACGTCGCCGCCAGCCAGAAATTCCTCTTGGAAGAAGAACCTCTCGACGAGGTGCTTCAAGAACGGGTGCGGAACTACCAGGAACGAGAAAAAGAAATTGACTTCTGGCTCGTGAAACAGCCCGCCTTTCTCGAAGCCCCAGAATTGGCTGAGGCTAAGGCGAAATGTCCACAACCCTCCGTCGCCATTATTTCTACCGATCACCAGTTCATTATCTGGCTGAAACTGCGGTTAGAATATGTGCTAACGGGTCAGTTTGAGGCCCCCTCTGAGAGCATCGCCGACCCCCTAGCCTCTCTCGCGTCAGCCTAG
- a CDS encoding pyridoxine 5'-phosphate synthase, with amino-acid sequence MITLGVNIDHIATIRQARRTTEPDPVAAAVLAELGGADGITAHLREDRRHIQDRDVYLLRQTVSTHLNLEMAATEEMVTLALDLKPDYVTLVPEKREEVTTEGGLDVDGSCDRLTEVVGRLQEAEIPVSLFIDAEAKQIQASAATQAQFIELHTGRYAEATTEIERHQQLEVLRDGCAMARASGLRVNAGHGLTYLNVYPVACIEGMEELNIGHTIIARAALVGIERAVREMKQALHREL; translated from the coding sequence TTGATTACCCTTGGCGTGAATATCGACCATATTGCCACGATTCGACAGGCCCGACGCACCACGGAACCCGACCCTGTAGCGGCGGCTGTTTTGGCGGAATTAGGGGGGGCCGACGGCATTACCGCTCACCTGCGAGAAGATCGTCGCCATATTCAGGATCGCGATGTCTATTTGTTGCGACAAACCGTCAGTACCCATTTGAATTTAGAGATGGCGGCCACCGAGGAGATGGTGACCCTCGCCCTCGATCTCAAACCCGATTATGTCACCCTGGTTCCAGAAAAACGGGAAGAGGTCACCACGGAGGGAGGCTTGGATGTCGATGGAAGTTGCGATCGCCTCACCGAGGTGGTCGGACGGCTTCAGGAGGCAGAGATTCCCGTCAGCCTGTTTATCGACGCCGAAGCCAAACAAATTCAAGCCTCAGCCGCCACTCAAGCCCAGTTTATTGAACTCCATACCGGCCGCTATGCCGAAGCCACCACGGAGATTGAGCGACACCAACAACTCGAAGTCTTGCGAGACGGCTGTGCCATGGCCCGGGCGTCCGGCTTACGGGTGAATGCCGGCCATGGCTTAACCTATCTCAATGTCTATCCCGTCGCCTGTATTGAGGGGATGGAAGAACTCAATATCGGCCATACGATTATTGCCCGAGCGGCTTTAGTGGGGATTGAACGGGCCGTGCGGGAGATGAAACAAGCCCTTCATCGCGAACTGTAA
- a CDS encoding N-acetylglucosamine kinase, with product MTPTVLGLDGGGSQTRCRLVNAQGTVLGQGEAPASNYHAVGGEAAYHAILSAIAAATANQTVVIRAITLGLAGVGRPRDKQVVQDWVQLLQQDSRLPLTWNLHPQGVQVCPDCEIALVGGLGQEVGLATIAGTGAIAYGRNSQGRVARASGWGYLLGDEGSAYDIGRQGLRAVVRAADGRSPQTQLTEAVCDYFGLDKIEDLVESVYQPGWRAKDVARLAPVVDRVASVGDEVALQILDEAAVELALASRTVYRQLFPDDAAVELVTLGGTWQSQGKLRQRFQQHLARDCPEIAVVEPRHDAVSGAILLARRAVGW from the coding sequence ATGACCCCAACGGTCTTAGGTCTGGACGGGGGTGGCAGTCAGACCCGCTGCCGACTCGTTAATGCCCAAGGAACAGTATTAGGACAAGGGGAAGCCCCTGCCTCCAATTATCATGCCGTCGGGGGTGAGGCGGCCTATCATGCCATTCTCTCGGCCATCGCCGCCGCCACGGCTAACCAGACTGTGGTGATTCGCGCCATTACCCTGGGGTTAGCGGGGGTGGGCCGACCTCGGGATAAGCAGGTGGTTCAGGATTGGGTCCAGCTCTTACAACAGGATAGCCGCCTTCCTCTGACCTGGAATTTACATCCCCAGGGGGTGCAGGTGTGTCCCGATTGTGAGATTGCTCTTGTGGGGGGACTCGGTCAGGAGGTGGGCCTGGCGACCATTGCGGGAACGGGGGCGATCGCCTATGGCCGTAATTCCCAGGGACGGGTGGCCCGGGCCAGTGGTTGGGGATATCTCCTAGGGGACGAAGGGAGTGCCTATGATATTGGCCGTCAGGGGTTACGGGCAGTGGTTCGGGCAGCGGATGGGCGATCGCCCCAAACCCAACTCACGGAAGCGGTCTGTGATTACTTTGGCTTAGATAAGATTGAAGATTTGGTGGAGTCTGTGTATCAGCCCGGCTGGAGGGCCAAGGATGTGGCTCGGTTGGCCCCGGTGGTGGACCGGGTGGCGAGTGTAGGGGATGAGGTCGCCCTACAGATTCTCGATGAGGCGGCGGTGGAGTTGGCCCTGGCTAGTCGCACGGTGTACCGGCAGTTGTTTCCCGACGATGCTGCGGTTGAACTGGTGACCTTGGGGGGAACCTGGCAAAGTCAGGGGAAACTGAGACAGCGGTTTCAGCAGCACCTAGCTCGCGATTGTCCTGAGATTGCGGTGGTTGAGCCTCGTCATGATGCTGTTTCGGGGGCAATCTTGTTAGCGCGTCGGGCAGTGGGTTGGTAA